A portion of the Microbacterium hominis genome contains these proteins:
- the ctaE gene encoding aa3-type cytochrome oxidase subunit III, translating into MVCVTTSTATYSQAMRSVKRPDPVAVGTIVWLGSEVMFFAGLFAIYFTLRSTSPELWAERTELLNIPYATINTIILVLSSVTCQMGVFAAERFQPYSTKKRGWLGWGMVEWFWLTFALGAIFVSGQVWEYAQLIAEGMPITADSYASAFYLTTGFHALHVTGGLIAFLLVIGRAYAVKNFGRKEMTSSIVVSYYWHFVDVVWIALFLVIYFLK; encoded by the coding sequence ATGGTGTGCGTGACGACCTCCACAGCGACCTACTCCCAGGCCATGCGGTCCGTCAAGCGGCCGGATCCGGTCGCCGTCGGAACCATCGTGTGGCTCGGCAGCGAGGTGATGTTCTTCGCGGGCCTCTTCGCGATCTACTTCACCCTCCGCAGCACCTCCCCCGAACTCTGGGCCGAGCGTACCGAGCTGCTGAACATCCCCTACGCGACGATCAACACGATCATCCTCGTGCTCTCGTCCGTGACGTGCCAGATGGGCGTGTTCGCGGCCGAGCGCTTCCAGCCCTACTCCACGAAGAAGCGCGGCTGGCTCGGCTGGGGCATGGTCGAGTGGTTCTGGCTGACGTTCGCGCTCGGCGCGATCTTCGTCTCGGGCCAGGTGTGGGAGTACGCCCAGCTGATCGCCGAGGGCATGCCGATCACGGCGGATTCGTACGCGTCGGCCTTCTACCTCACGACCGGCTTCCACGCACTCCACGTCACCGGCGGCCTCATCGCCTTCCTCCTGGTGATCGGGCGCGCCTACGCCGTCAAGAACTTCGGGCGCAAGGAGATGACCTCCTCGATCGTCGTGTCGTACTACTGGCACTTCGTCGACGTCGTCTGGATCGCCCTCTTCCTCGTCATCTACTTCCTGAAATAA
- the qcrC gene encoding cytochrome bc1 complex diheme cytochrome c subunit, whose amino-acid sequence MARATTRRSHGRRSPWAAAALIGIGLLITGGAYAGASAAMAATTESTVASTTLTADDGKKLFQANCATCHGLDLQGTADGPSLYGVGELAVHFQMSTGRMPLQMQGPQAPQKPVQFTDEQIAAIGTFIQDAAPGPSFPDEQVLDGEGDAAHGGELFRINCAMCHNVAGAGGALTEGKYAPALHTTTPLNMYAAMVTGPQNMPVFNDMTLTVEEKRDVITYLLYLQENESAGGFSLGSLGPVSEGLFIWIFGIGSLIALTVWITAKSN is encoded by the coding sequence ATGGCACGAGCAACAACGCGCCGCTCTCACGGCCGGCGCAGCCCCTGGGCAGCAGCCGCACTCATCGGCATCGGACTTCTCATCACCGGAGGCGCCTATGCGGGCGCCTCAGCCGCGATGGCCGCCACCACCGAGAGCACGGTCGCCTCGACCACCCTCACGGCCGACGACGGCAAGAAGCTGTTCCAGGCGAACTGCGCCACCTGCCACGGTCTCGACCTGCAGGGCACCGCTGACGGCCCGTCGCTGTACGGCGTCGGGGAGCTCGCGGTGCACTTCCAGATGAGCACCGGCCGCATGCCGCTGCAGATGCAGGGGCCCCAGGCTCCGCAGAAGCCGGTGCAGTTCACCGACGAGCAGATCGCCGCGATCGGCACCTTCATCCAGGACGCGGCCCCCGGGCCGTCGTTCCCCGACGAGCAGGTGCTCGACGGCGAGGGCGACGCCGCCCACGGCGGCGAGCTGTTCCGCATCAACTGCGCGATGTGCCACAACGTGGCCGGCGCCGGCGGCGCCCTCACCGAGGGCAAGTACGCCCCCGCGCTGCACACCACCACGCCGCTGAACATGTACGCCGCGATGGTGACCGGCCCGCAGAACATGCCCGTCTTCAACGACATGACCCTGACGGTCGAGGAGAAGCGCGACGTCATCACCTATCTCCTGTACCTGCAGGAGAACGAGTCCGCGGGCGGCTTCAGCCTCGGCTCTCTCGGCCCTGTCTCGGAGGGCCTCTTCATCTGGATCTTCGGCATCGGCTCGCTGATCGCTCTCACCGTGTGGATCACGGCGAAATCCAACTGA
- the ctaC gene encoding aa3-type cytochrome oxidase subunit II, producing the protein MPSKRRLRWALIPAGIAAAVVLAGCTPTELNGFLPGFVEDGTPATDRTEMVSGLWVNSWIVLLVVGVITWGLMGWAAIAYRRRKGQTGLPVQLRYNMPIEIFYTIVPLILVIGFFAFTARDQAILETQHEDPDVSITAIGKQWSWDFQYTGDTDADTVYSMGVQAQTDERGNVISELPTLVLPVDQSVTIKLQSRDVIHSFWIIDFLYKKDMYIGKDNFWSFTPTREGSYAGKCAELCGEYHSMMLFNVEVVSQSEYESYLASLRAAGQTGDIDDAYDRLQNLPGTGASSEGEE; encoded by the coding sequence GTGCCCTCGAAACGCCGCCTCCGCTGGGCCCTGATCCCTGCAGGGATCGCAGCGGCCGTGGTCCTTGCCGGATGCACGCCGACGGAGTTGAACGGATTCCTGCCCGGCTTCGTCGAAGACGGCACGCCGGCCACCGACCGCACCGAGATGGTGTCGGGTCTGTGGGTCAACTCGTGGATCGTGCTCCTCGTCGTGGGTGTCATCACCTGGGGTCTGATGGGGTGGGCGGCGATCGCCTACCGCCGCCGCAAAGGCCAGACCGGCCTCCCGGTGCAGCTGCGATACAACATGCCGATCGAGATCTTCTACACGATCGTGCCGCTGATCCTCGTGATCGGCTTCTTCGCCTTCACCGCGCGCGACCAGGCGATCCTCGAGACGCAGCACGAGGACCCCGACGTGTCGATCACCGCGATCGGCAAGCAGTGGTCCTGGGACTTCCAGTACACCGGTGACACCGACGCCGACACGGTCTACTCGATGGGCGTCCAGGCGCAGACCGACGAGCGCGGCAACGTCATCTCGGAGCTGCCGACCCTGGTGCTCCCGGTCGACCAGTCGGTGACCATCAAGCTCCAGTCGCGCGACGTGATCCACTCCTTCTGGATCATCGACTTCCTTTACAAGAAGGACATGTATATCGGCAAGGACAACTTCTGGTCCTTCACGCCGACCCGCGAAGGCTCGTACGCCGGCAAGTGCGCCGAGCTGTGCGGCGAATACCACTCGATGATGCTGTTCAACGTCGAGGTCGTCAGCCAGTCCGAGTACGAGTCCTATCTCGCATCGCTGCGCGCGGCCGGTCAGACCGGCGACATCGACGACGCCTACGACCGTCTGCAGAACCTGCCCGGAACGGGCGCCAGCTCCGAGGGAGAAGAGTGA
- a CDS encoding rhodanese-like domain-containing protein, giving the protein MIDAQSYFAAKLALETDASDVYAAQKSGVEDFVLVDVRGDEAWAQGRIAGAIHMPYREIATRAPQEIPAGTDVVVYCWSPGCNAGAKGALAFATLGYRVREMIGGYEYWMREGQPVENDEGPLPRVFDAQVMVVRAPVAG; this is encoded by the coding sequence ATGATCGACGCTCAGTCCTACTTCGCTGCCAAGCTCGCCCTCGAGACCGACGCCTCCGACGTGTACGCCGCGCAGAAGTCCGGTGTGGAGGACTTCGTGCTCGTCGACGTGCGCGGCGACGAGGCGTGGGCACAGGGCCGTATCGCCGGCGCGATCCACATGCCCTACCGTGAGATCGCGACGCGCGCGCCCCAGGAGATCCCCGCAGGCACCGACGTGGTCGTGTACTGCTGGAGCCCTGGCTGCAACGCGGGCGCCAAGGGAGCGCTCGCCTTCGCGACGCTCGGATACCGGGTGCGGGAGATGATCGGCGGCTACGAGTACTGGATGCGGGAGGGCCAGCCCGTGGAGAACGACGAAGGTCCTCTCCCCCGCGTGTTCGACGCGCAGGTGATGGTCGTTCGCGCCCCGGTCGCCGGCTGA
- the ctaD gene encoding aa3-type cytochrome oxidase subunit I: MATTLPLQETGQGRPTTLPPRQAALLSATRVEQKGNIIVKWITSTDHKTIGYLYLIASVVFFMLGGVMALIIRAELFEPGMQIIPTKEQYNQLFTMHGTIMLLMFATPLFAGFANAILPLQIGAPDVAFPRLNAFAFWLFLFGSTIAVAGFLTPQGAAAFGWFAYQPLANASFSPGAGGNLWMLGLGMSGFGTIMGAVNFITTIITMRAPGMTMWRMPIFSWNTLVTSILVLMAFPVLAAAILAAAADRVLGSHIYDPANGGVLLWQHLFWFFGHPEVYIIALPFFGIVSEIFPVFSRKPIFGYKTLVYATIAIAALSVAVWAHHMYVTGAVLLPFFALMTMLIAVPTGVKIFNWIGTMWRGSVTFETPMVFALGFLVSFVFGGLTGVILASPPLDFHLSDSYFVVAHFHYVVFGTVVFAMFAGFYFWWPKWTGRMLNERIGIVHFWMLFIGFHMTFLIQHWLGVDGMVRRYADYSEADGWTWQNQVSTVGAIILGASMIPFLFNVWITSRKAPKVTVNDPWGYGASLEWATSCPPPRHNFTSIPRIRSERPAFDLNHPEAGVPFGVGPAKDAPDAPVVDDAAGKVK; the protein is encoded by the coding sequence ATGGCGACGACGCTTCCGCTTCAGGAAACGGGCCAGGGCCGCCCCACCACCCTTCCGCCGCGCCAGGCCGCTCTTCTGAGCGCGACGCGCGTCGAGCAGAAGGGCAACATCATCGTCAAGTGGATCACCTCCACTGACCACAAGACGATCGGCTACCTCTACCTCATCGCGTCGGTCGTGTTCTTCATGCTCGGCGGCGTGATGGCGCTGATCATCCGCGCCGAGCTGTTCGAGCCCGGGATGCAGATCATCCCGACCAAGGAGCAGTACAACCAGCTGTTCACGATGCACGGCACGATCATGCTGCTGATGTTCGCGACACCGCTGTTCGCCGGCTTCGCCAACGCGATCCTGCCTCTTCAGATCGGCGCGCCCGACGTCGCGTTCCCGCGTCTGAACGCGTTCGCCTTCTGGCTGTTCCTTTTCGGCTCGACGATCGCCGTCGCCGGCTTCCTCACGCCGCAGGGCGCGGCCGCCTTCGGATGGTTCGCCTATCAGCCGCTGGCCAACGCGAGCTTCTCGCCAGGTGCCGGTGGCAACCTGTGGATGCTGGGCCTGGGCATGAGCGGCTTCGGCACGATCATGGGCGCGGTCAACTTCATCACCACGATCATCACGATGCGCGCGCCGGGCATGACCATGTGGCGCATGCCGATCTTCTCGTGGAACACGCTGGTCACCAGCATCCTCGTCCTGATGGCCTTCCCGGTGCTCGCCGCGGCGATCCTGGCGGCGGCTGCGGACCGCGTTCTCGGCTCGCACATCTACGACCCGGCCAACGGTGGCGTGCTGCTGTGGCAGCACCTGTTCTGGTTCTTCGGCCACCCGGAGGTGTACATCATCGCGCTGCCGTTCTTCGGCATCGTCTCCGAGATCTTCCCGGTCTTCAGCCGCAAGCCGATCTTCGGCTACAAGACCCTCGTCTACGCGACCATCGCGATCGCGGCCCTGTCTGTCGCCGTGTGGGCCCACCACATGTACGTCACGGGCGCGGTGCTCCTGCCGTTCTTCGCACTGATGACCATGCTCATCGCGGTGCCCACCGGCGTGAAGATCTTCAACTGGATCGGCACGATGTGGCGCGGTTCGGTCACCTTCGAGACGCCGATGGTGTTCGCTCTCGGCTTCCTGGTCTCGTTCGTCTTCGGCGGTCTCACCGGCGTCATCCTCGCCTCGCCGCCGCTGGACTTCCACCTGTCCGACTCGTACTTCGTCGTCGCGCACTTCCACTACGTCGTGTTCGGCACCGTGGTGTTCGCGATGTTCGCCGGCTTCTACTTCTGGTGGCCGAAGTGGACGGGCCGCATGCTCAACGAGCGCATCGGCATCGTGCACTTCTGGATGCTGTTCATCGGCTTCCACATGACGTTCCTCATCCAGCACTGGCTCGGTGTCGACGGAATGGTCCGCCGCTACGCGGACTACTCCGAGGCCGACGGCTGGACGTGGCAGAACCAGGTCTCGACCGTGGGTGCCATCATCCTCGGCGCCTCGATGATCCCCTTCCTGTTCAACGTGTGGATCACGTCGCGCAAGGCTCCGAAGGTGACCGTGAACGACCCGTGGGGCTACGGGGCGTCGCTCGAGTGGGCGACCTCCTGCCCGCCGCCGCGACACAACTTCACGTCGATCCCGCGCATCCGCAGCGAGCGTCCCGCGTTCGACCTGAACCACCCCGAGGCCGGCGTGCCGTTCGGCGTGGGCCCGGCCAAGGATGCCCCCGACGCCCCGGTCGTCGACGACGCAGCTGGAAAGGTGAAGTAA
- the erpA gene encoding iron-sulfur cluster insertion protein ErpA encodes MTDTALTTDPSVRDHGVLLTDAAALKVKNLLSQEGRDDLRLRVAVQPGGCSGLIYQLYFDERYLDGDKTVDFDGVEVIVDDMSVPYLDGATIDFKDTISEQGFTIDNPNAAGSCACGDSFH; translated from the coding sequence ATGACCGACACCGCACTGACGACCGACCCGTCCGTTCGCGACCACGGTGTGCTGCTGACCGATGCGGCCGCCCTCAAGGTGAAGAACCTGCTCTCGCAGGAGGGCCGCGACGATCTGCGGCTGCGCGTCGCCGTGCAGCCGGGCGGATGCAGCGGCCTGATCTACCAGCTGTACTTCGACGAGCGCTACCTCGATGGCGACAAGACCGTCGACTTCGACGGCGTCGAGGTCATCGTCGACGACATGAGCGTCCCGTACCTCGACGGGGCGACGATCGACTTCAAGGACACGATCTCGGAGCAGGGCTTCACGATCGACAACCCGAACGCGGCCGGCAGCTGCGCGTGCGGCGACAGCTTCCACTGA
- the qcrA gene encoding cytochrome bc1 complex Rieske iron-sulfur subunit, giving the protein MAHEDDPLEHERASWKPSPGLAVAVTDPVHNPDLPPHRERMTDKDPVAMTRAVRTVYTLFYLSIAASIWAIAAYVLFPIESGLIVDIRANNLFIGLGIALALLAIGIGAIHWSKAIMSDKEFIEPRHATRGRDSVREASVKAFADANEESGFGRRVMIRNSLIGALVASIAPGIVLFRGLAPHSSPEHPLAGDPVALLSHTMWTEGERLAHDPTGKPIRAADLTLGSAVHVIPESLAELSHEEGYLEEKAKAIVLLMRLLPEQLIEPDDRKDWSYNGIVAYSKVCTHVGCPVALYEQQTHHLLCPCHQSQFDVTEGAKVIFGPAARPLPQLPITVDDEGYLVAQSDFTEPVGPSFWERH; this is encoded by the coding sequence ATGGCACACGAGGACGACCCGCTCGAGCACGAGAGGGCTTCTTGGAAGCCTTCGCCCGGGCTCGCCGTCGCCGTCACCGACCCGGTGCACAACCCCGACCTTCCGCCGCACCGTGAGCGGATGACCGACAAGGACCCCGTCGCCATGACGCGCGCGGTCCGCACGGTCTACACGCTCTTCTACCTCTCGATCGCCGCGAGCATCTGGGCCATCGCCGCCTACGTGCTCTTCCCCATCGAGAGCGGCCTGATCGTCGACATCCGCGCCAACAACCTGTTCATCGGCCTCGGCATCGCGCTGGCGCTGCTGGCGATCGGCATCGGCGCGATCCACTGGTCGAAGGCGATCATGTCCGACAAGGAGTTCATCGAGCCCCGGCACGCGACGCGTGGTCGCGACAGCGTGCGCGAGGCCTCCGTGAAGGCCTTCGCCGACGCGAACGAGGAGTCCGGCTTCGGGCGCCGCGTGATGATCCGCAACTCGCTGATCGGTGCCCTCGTGGCATCCATCGCCCCCGGCATCGTGCTGTTCCGCGGGCTCGCCCCGCACAGCTCGCCGGAGCACCCGCTCGCGGGCGACCCGGTCGCGCTCCTGAGCCACACCATGTGGACGGAGGGCGAGCGCCTCGCGCACGACCCCACCGGCAAGCCGATCCGCGCCGCCGATCTGACGCTCGGCTCGGCCGTGCACGTCATCCCCGAGTCGCTGGCCGAGCTCTCGCACGAAGAGGGCTACCTCGAGGAGAAGGCCAAGGCGATCGTGCTGCTCATGCGCCTGCTCCCCGAGCAGCTCATCGAGCCCGACGACCGCAAGGACTGGTCGTACAACGGCATCGTCGCGTACTCGAAGGTCTGCACCCACGTCGGCTGCCCCGTCGCCCTGTACGAGCAGCAGACCCACCACCTGCTCTGCCCCTGCCACCAGTCGCAGTTCGACGTGACGGAAGGCGCGAAGGTCATCTTCGGGCCGGCCGCCCGTCCCCTGCCGCAGCTGCCGATCACGGTCGATGACGAGGGCTACCTCGTCGCGCAGAGCGACTTCACCGAACCCGTCGGCCCGAGCTTCTGGGAGCGTCATTGA
- a CDS encoding dipeptidase, producing MTSELTRQDAVRRAAADAIPAALADLGALVRIPSVAFPGFDADPVERSAEAVAALVRATELFEHVEVRRAGIPGTDEIGKPAVIARRAARNGRPTILLYAHHDVQPVGDESLWDSPPFEPTVRDGRLYGRGAADDKAGIMAHIGALRALKDALGDDFDLGVALFIEGEEEAGSRSFAQFLGENADALRADAIVVADSGNWDSRTPALTVSLRGNTRFTLRVRTLEHASHSGMFGGAVPDAMMATVTLLATLWDADGAVAVEGLHERDAVTPAYSEETLRDEAGLPAGVSPIGRGTILSRIWNKPSITITGIDAPSVANASNTLSPEVTVVISARVAPGQAAREAYAAIEAHLRAHAPFGAELEFFDQDFGNPFLVDTSGWAVADAREALEEAYGPAPVDMGVGGSIPFIADLVREFPGAQILVTGVEDPHARAHSPNESLHLETFRNALLAEALLLEKLDARTVADA from the coding sequence ATGACTTCAGAGCTGACCCGTCAGGATGCTGTGCGCCGCGCGGCCGCCGACGCCATCCCCGCCGCCCTCGCCGATCTGGGGGCGCTCGTGCGCATCCCCTCGGTGGCGTTCCCCGGCTTCGACGCCGACCCCGTGGAGCGCAGCGCCGAGGCCGTCGCGGCTCTCGTGCGCGCGACGGAGCTGTTCGAGCACGTCGAGGTGCGCCGGGCCGGGATCCCGGGCACCGACGAGATCGGCAAGCCCGCGGTCATCGCGCGGCGGGCGGCCCGCAACGGGCGCCCGACGATCCTGCTCTACGCCCACCATGACGTGCAGCCCGTCGGCGACGAGTCGCTGTGGGACTCGCCCCCCTTCGAGCCGACCGTGCGCGACGGCCGGCTCTACGGCCGCGGCGCCGCCGACGACAAGGCGGGCATCATGGCCCACATCGGCGCGCTGCGCGCGCTGAAGGACGCGCTCGGCGACGACTTCGACCTCGGTGTGGCGCTGTTCATCGAGGGGGAGGAGGAGGCCGGCTCACGGTCGTTCGCCCAGTTCCTCGGCGAGAACGCCGATGCCCTCCGCGCCGACGCCATCGTGGTCGCCGACTCGGGCAACTGGGATTCGCGGACGCCGGCTCTGACCGTGTCGCTGCGCGGCAACACGCGCTTCACGCTCCGCGTGCGCACCCTCGAGCACGCGTCGCACTCGGGCATGTTCGGGGGAGCGGTGCCCGACGCGATGATGGCGACGGTCACGCTGCTGGCGACGCTGTGGGATGCCGACGGCGCCGTCGCCGTCGAGGGACTGCACGAGCGGGATGCCGTTACCCCCGCCTACAGCGAGGAGACGCTTCGCGACGAGGCCGGGCTGCCCGCCGGTGTGTCGCCGATCGGTCGGGGAACGATCCTCAGCCGGATCTGGAACAAGCCCTCGATCACGATCACCGGCATCGACGCCCCGAGCGTGGCGAACGCCTCGAACACTCTCAGCCCCGAGGTCACGGTCGTCATCAGCGCACGCGTGGCCCCCGGCCAGGCCGCGCGCGAGGCGTACGCCGCGATCGAGGCGCACCTGCGCGCCCACGCGCCCTTCGGCGCCGAGCTCGAGTTCTTCGACCAGGACTTCGGGAACCCGTTCCTCGTCGACACGAGCGGCTGGGCCGTCGCCGACGCGCGCGAGGCGCTCGAGGAGGCCTACGGCCCGGCACCCGTGGACATGGGCGTCGGCGGCTCGATCCCGTTCATCGCCGATCTCGTGCGCGAGTTCCCGGGCGCGCAGATCCTCGTCACGGGGGTCGAGGACCCGCATGCCCGTGCGCACAGCCCCAACGAGTCGCTGCACCTGGAGACCTTCCGCAACGCCCTGCTCGCCGAGGCGCTCCTGCTCGAGAAGCTCGACGCGCGCACGGTCGCCGACGCCTAG
- the qcrB gene encoding cytochrome bc1 complex cytochrome b subunit, whose amino-acid sequence MSTATVTEEPTANPSADSREKPLGGRFVAATANYIDERTSLSGFVKELGRKIFPDHWSFMLGEIAMWAFVVVLISGTFLTFFFQASMVETHYTGAYLPMRGIEMSAAMASTLEISFDLRGGLLVRQIHHWAALVFVAGIGVHMLRVFFTGAFRKPRELNWVIGFVMFILAMGEGFTGYSLPDDVLSGNGLRIIDGMIKGIPLIGTWTSYLLFGGEFPGTAIVGRLYSLHILLLPAILLALLVVHLMLMIINKHTQFAGPARTNSNVVGYPMMPVYMSKMGGFFFITFGVIVLIASLFTINPIWNYGPYDPSPVSAGTQPDWYIGFADGALRLVPPHLEFVFLDRTWSWNIIIPLAVLGLFIVLVLLYPFIEAWITGDKREHHIAQRPRNAATRTAIGAAGVTFYAVLWAAAASDIIATHFWLTMEGVIHSLQALLILGPIVAYFVTKRICIALQKKDREIVLHGYESGRIVRLPGGEYIEVHQPVDEYDVFKLVNNDQYEPLVVRPNARGRIPWHENVRASISRWFFEDRLSPISQTELDEARAHQAHTLDHIATEEDAELQAAHERAGVPDAPHVPLDDGHNSETANRPSNVIIPEPESGAKSPRNREKDSNQ is encoded by the coding sequence TTGAGTACCGCCACCGTCACCGAAGAGCCGACGGCGAACCCCTCGGCTGATTCGCGCGAGAAGCCGCTCGGCGGCCGGTTCGTCGCGGCGACCGCCAACTACATCGACGAGCGCACGAGCCTCTCGGGCTTCGTCAAGGAGCTCGGTCGCAAGATCTTCCCCGACCACTGGTCGTTCATGCTGGGCGAGATCGCGATGTGGGCGTTCGTCGTCGTGCTGATCTCGGGAACGTTCCTCACGTTCTTCTTCCAGGCCTCGATGGTCGAGACCCACTACACCGGCGCCTACCTCCCGATGCGCGGCATCGAGATGTCGGCGGCGATGGCCTCGACGCTCGAGATCTCGTTCGACCTGCGCGGCGGGCTGCTCGTGCGCCAGATCCACCACTGGGCCGCCCTGGTGTTCGTCGCCGGCATCGGCGTGCACATGCTTCGCGTGTTCTTCACGGGTGCGTTCCGCAAGCCGCGCGAGCTCAACTGGGTCATCGGCTTCGTGATGTTCATCCTCGCGATGGGCGAAGGCTTCACCGGCTACTCGCTCCCCGACGACGTGCTCTCGGGCAACGGCCTGCGCATCATCGACGGCATGATCAAGGGCATCCCGCTGATCGGCACGTGGACCTCGTACCTGCTGTTCGGCGGCGAGTTCCCGGGCACCGCGATCGTCGGGCGCCTGTACTCGCTGCACATCCTGCTGCTGCCGGCGATCCTGCTCGCACTGCTGGTCGTGCACCTCATGCTCATGATCATCAACAAGCACACGCAGTTCGCCGGCCCCGCCCGGACGAACAGCAACGTCGTGGGCTACCCGATGATGCCGGTCTACATGTCGAAGATGGGCGGCTTCTTCTTCATCACGTTCGGCGTGATCGTGCTGATCGCCTCCCTGTTCACGATCAACCCGATCTGGAACTACGGCCCGTACGACCCGTCGCCCGTCTCGGCCGGTACGCAGCCCGACTGGTACATCGGCTTCGCCGACGGCGCCCTGCGCCTCGTGCCTCCGCACCTGGAGTTCGTGTTCCTGGACCGCACCTGGTCGTGGAACATCATCATCCCGCTCGCGGTGCTCGGCCTGTTCATCGTCCTCGTGCTGCTCTACCCGTTCATCGAGGCGTGGATCACCGGCGACAAGCGCGAGCACCACATCGCACAGCGCCCGCGCAACGCCGCGACGCGCACGGCGATCGGCGCAGCCGGTGTCACGTTCTACGCGGTCCTGTGGGCGGCGGCGGCATCCGACATCATCGCCACGCACTTCTGGCTCACGATGGAAGGCGTCATCCACTCGCTGCAGGCGCTGCTGATCCTGGGGCCGATCGTCGCCTACTTCGTGACCAAGCGCATCTGCATCGCGCTGCAGAAGAAGGATCGCGAGATCGTGCTGCACGGCTACGAGTCGGGCCGGATCGTCCGCCTCCCGGGCGGCGAGTACATCGAGGTCCACCAGCCGGTCGATGAATACGACGTGTTCAAGCTCGTCAACAACGATCAGTACGAGCCCCTCGTGGTGCGTCCGAACGCCAGGGGTCGCATTCCGTGGCACGAGAACGTGCGTGCGTCGATCTCGCGCTGGTTCTTCGAGGACCGCCTCTCCCCGATCTCGCAGACAGAGCTCGACGAGGCGCGCGCACACCAGGCGCACACTCTCGACCACATCGCGACGGAGGAGGACGCAGAGCTGCAGGCGGCGCACGAGCGCGCCGGCGTGCCCGACGCTCCCCACGTCCCGCTCGACGACGGTCACAACTCCGAGACGGCCAACCGCCCCTCGAACGTGATCATCCCCGAGCCGGAGTCCGGCGCGAAGTCCCCGCGCAACCGCGAGAAGGACTCCAACCAGTAA
- a CDS encoding cytochrome c oxidase subunit 4, which translates to MRTNVGLWWLLTAFFFVMAVIYTVWNLIVHWDAAVANNPDGTWWVYFTGSVEWVGSVALLFTAFMGGLIAFYVGKVHKAQGGELPEDVLTADIDDGDPELGEFSPWSWWPIVLAFSASLAIIGLAIGAWLMPVGIAVFVVAIVGWVYEYYRGHFAR; encoded by the coding sequence GTGCGCACCAATGTCGGACTCTGGTGGCTTCTCACCGCGTTCTTCTTCGTCATGGCGGTCATCTACACCGTCTGGAACCTGATCGTCCACTGGGACGCCGCGGTGGCGAACAACCCTGACGGCACCTGGTGGGTCTACTTCACCGGATCGGTCGAGTGGGTCGGCTCCGTCGCACTTCTCTTCACGGCCTTCATGGGCGGTCTCATCGCCTTCTACGTCGGCAAGGTGCACAAGGCGCAGGGCGGCGAGCTTCCCGAAGACGTGCTGACGGCGGACATCGACGACGGCGACCCCGAGCTGGGCGAGTTCAGCCCGTGGTCGTGGTGGCCGATCGTGCTCGCGTTCTCGGCTTCGCTCGCGATCATCGGCCTCGCCATCGGCGCCTGGCTGATGCCCGTGGGCATCGCGGTGTTCGTCGTCGCGATCGTCGGCTGGGTGTACGAGTACTACCGCGGACATTTCGCACGCTGA
- a CDS encoding PP2C family protein-serine/threonine phosphatase, producing the protein MTGPHLLLSAAAVSDIGPHRKSNQDSAFTAPWAAAVADGVGGGPAGDLASAAFVHRLAASGAPVPDGETLATGIRTANWDLRAHVDRDPALHGMATTFTGVFLSGRGSLLLAHTGDSRAYLLRGDRFAQQTRDDSYVQALVELGLVAQEDAAQHPRRNVITASLSGAEDDSAVVIESEAAPGDRWLLCSDGLSDYVPADAIAALATAGLDPHATAAAAVSVALEAGTRDNVTVVVADVVSSAPGADQGAGAGRLTGRPVFYGAASTRFQEELDSA; encoded by the coding sequence ATGACGGGGCCCCACCTTCTGCTGTCGGCGGCCGCGGTCTCCGACATCGGTCCGCATCGGAAGAGCAACCAGGACTCCGCCTTCACCGCCCCGTGGGCTGCGGCCGTCGCCGACGGCGTGGGAGGCGGACCGGCCGGCGATCTCGCTTCGGCGGCCTTCGTGCACCGTCTCGCGGCGTCCGGTGCGCCGGTACCCGACGGGGAGACGCTCGCGACCGGCATCCGCACAGCGAACTGGGATCTGCGCGCGCACGTCGATCGGGATCCTGCACTGCACGGGATGGCGACGACTTTCACCGGTGTCTTCCTCTCCGGGCGCGGATCGCTGCTGCTGGCGCACACCGGGGACTCGCGCGCCTACCTGCTGCGCGGCGATCGGTTCGCCCAGCAGACGCGTGACGACTCGTACGTGCAAGCCCTGGTGGAGCTCGGCCTCGTCGCCCAGGAGGATGCCGCGCAGCATCCCCGCCGCAACGTCATCACCGCGTCGCTGAGCGGTGCAGAAGACGATTCCGCCGTCGTGATCGAGAGCGAGGCCGCTCCCGGCGACCGATGGCTGCTGTGCAGCGACGGCCTCAGCGACTACGTGCCCGCCGACGCGATCGCCGCCCTGGCGACGGCCGGCCTCGACCCGCATGCCACGGCCGCCGCAGCGGTGTCGGTCGCTCTCGAGGCCGGCACCCGCGACAACGTCACGGTCGTCGTGGCAGACGTCGTGTCATCCGCACCCGGGGCCGACCAGGGTGCCGGTGCGGGCCGTCTCACCGGGCGGCCGGTGTTCTACGGCGCTGCCTCGACGCGCTTCCAGGAGGAGCTCGACAGCGCGTGA